The Triticum dicoccoides isolate Atlit2015 ecotype Zavitan chromosome 6A, WEW_v2.0, whole genome shotgun sequence genome has a window encoding:
- the LOC119319507 gene encoding uncharacterized protein LOC119319507 isoform X1, giving the protein MSCTKCHKTSQSYGTTYKCIDPGCSCTDALPRYRICFVVTDGTREAEFVFFDRAGKEIIGKSLITLLRGGKSSRVPLEEIVRVAHGDDTVPQEIAALVGQKYRFVVSISTKSFLPESKETSFQVNRIDVPTERCLRNAVMYRKADSSGQSGSNTDSQSTHVASFSSEALPAGSVPPLLMSSQDAEQTLMETQPKVHLLLLLFRLFCYPLLSLCSVLLILHPDVCQAPITPKGKSTDASLDSVNQSGTKRGLTKHPVASTQLRKPLFPNKSTRVFISPCLAQKTQTCVGRVLVNDQPF; this is encoded by the exons ATGTCATGCACAAAGTGCCATAAGACTTCCCAGTCATATGGAACTACATACAAATGCATCGATCCAGGCTGTTCTTGCACAGATGCACTGCCAAG GTATCGCATCTGCTTTGTGGTGACTGACGGCACAAGAGAGGCCGAATTTGTTTTCTTTGATAGAGCAGGGAAGGAAATTATTGGCAAATCTCTGATTACCCTTCTCCGTGGTGGAAAGTCCAGTCgtgttcctcttgaagaaatagttCGGGTGGCCCACGGAGATGACACTGTCCCACAGGAAATAGCTGCGCTGGTTGGGCAAAAGTACAGATTTGTAGTCTCTATCTCCACAAAGAGTTTCCTGCCTGAGTCAAAGGAGACCTCATTTCAAGTCAATAGGATAGATGTCCCCACTGAAAGATGCCTACGCAATGCAGTTATGTATCGCAAGGCGGATTCATCTGGCCAGTCTGGAAGTAACACAGATTCTCAGTCTACTCATGTTGCTTCCTTTTCGTCCGAGGCACTGCCTGCTGGATCCGTTCCACCACTTCTCATGAGCAGCCAGGATGCCGAGCAAACACTCATGGAGACACAACCAAAGGTGCATCTTCTATTATTACTATTTCGTCTCTTCTGCTATCCTTTGTTGTCACTGTGCTCTGTGCTCCTTATCCTTCACCCTGATGTATGCCAGGCCCCTATCACTCCTAAAGGAAAATCAACTGATGCTTCCCTAGACTCTGTGAACCAAAG TGGCACTAAGAGGGGACTAACAAAACATCCGGTGGCCAGTACCCAGCTGCGCAAGCCTCTATTTCCAAACAAGAGCACACGGGTATTTATTTCCCCTTGCCTAGCGCAAAAAACTCAAACATGTGTTGGTCGTGTTCTGGTCAATGACCAGCCGTTCTAA
- the LOC119319507 gene encoding uncharacterized protein LOC119319507 isoform X2 gives MSCTKCHKTSQSYGTTYKCIDPGCSCTDALPRYRICFVVTDGTREAEFVFFDRAGKEIIGKSLITLLRGGKSSRVPLEEIVRVAHGDDTVPQEIAALVGQKYRFVVSISTKSFLPESKETSFQVNRIDVPTERCLRNAVMYRKADSSGQSGSNTDSQSTHVASFSSEALPAGSVPPLLMSSQDAEQTLMETQPKAPITPKGKSTDASLDSVNQSGTKRGLTKHPVASTQLRKPLFPNKSTRVFISPCLAQKTQTCVGRVLVNDQPF, from the exons ATGTCATGCACAAAGTGCCATAAGACTTCCCAGTCATATGGAACTACATACAAATGCATCGATCCAGGCTGTTCTTGCACAGATGCACTGCCAAG GTATCGCATCTGCTTTGTGGTGACTGACGGCACAAGAGAGGCCGAATTTGTTTTCTTTGATAGAGCAGGGAAGGAAATTATTGGCAAATCTCTGATTACCCTTCTCCGTGGTGGAAAGTCCAGTCgtgttcctcttgaagaaatagttCGGGTGGCCCACGGAGATGACACTGTCCCACAGGAAATAGCTGCGCTGGTTGGGCAAAAGTACAGATTTGTAGTCTCTATCTCCACAAAGAGTTTCCTGCCTGAGTCAAAGGAGACCTCATTTCAAGTCAATAGGATAGATGTCCCCACTGAAAGATGCCTACGCAATGCAGTTATGTATCGCAAGGCGGATTCATCTGGCCAGTCTGGAAGTAACACAGATTCTCAGTCTACTCATGTTGCTTCCTTTTCGTCCGAGGCACTGCCTGCTGGATCCGTTCCACCACTTCTCATGAGCAGCCAGGATGCCGAGCAAACACTCATGGAGACACAACCAAAG GCCCCTATCACTCCTAAAGGAAAATCAACTGATGCTTCCCTAGACTCTGTGAACCAAAG TGGCACTAAGAGGGGACTAACAAAACATCCGGTGGCCAGTACCCAGCTGCGCAAGCCTCTATTTCCAAACAAGAGCACACGGGTATTTATTTCCCCTTGCCTAGCGCAAAAAACTCAAACATGTGTTGGTCGTGTTCTGGTCAATGACCAGCCGTTCTAA